The following coding sequences are from one Bacteroidia bacterium window:
- a CDS encoding T9SS type A sorting domain-containing protein yields the protein MKYFLSIMLFLVITFSIFAQCPSAGPDAIACGQTTQLHSLGVSGYWTGPVGAIYSPSNTDPNANVFIPSYVGASVQATFTWNETGCTPADDVVITFIKPPHSEAGMSQSVCGTTMQLAADTLGSGIVNGWWTSSVPGILITPSALDPIPWNPIVDASVLGSGFWVNSQRAVWFYWHGQNSQACFSTDSVLVTFYQKPDANAGLDTAICGQSYDLGAAWSITGHSGIWSMQTVPPSPGSSNFVPANDPNGVVTVSSYGIYYFVWKEININNSVCFDRDTVRVEFKVVPMPSAGLDITVCGSWAHICATPSVTGGQWSGPAGIAYYDIQNGTYTPSQIDSACTWIRYPSENDLVTMYWFESNGVCTGYDSVNVYFASIQPAISLGDPADSVVCGPVCPVLNAQLPAYGYGYWMDTVMNTQFIPSANVPDPYALIDTGGINYSGIHSFYWITVNGICRDTSNVVRVRFKESPRAVAGTDITVCGQWAHLNATPAIQGVGQWICLSGGVEFYDTINGNLMPTNSLLPSTWIKSSSVNVLKMMRWGVLFDDCLSVDTIDVSFQDCGFAGPDDITCGQSYTFNAIPNFINGSSFQWSCLTAPVLFSNSTLLNPQVILPNYSSVSTVYTFVLTETNLLNSFSNSDTVSITFFDGCNEIKGTVFYDLNLNGTFDNGDQSAANIVVKIDNDYVATDLFGKYNYIALSGNHNISIPSLPNSIQASPNTHTAVFSGSGAIDSLNNFALTLCTDTSLSIYGYLTNARPGFTCMHNFNACNNGQYSIITSIKIIIDSRITFDSASIAPDVINGNVLEWNNILLPANFYRGISINTTIPSTLAIGTLLKDSAYVFPVIGDIQPLNNSTFPQRAVAGSFDPNEKTVSPINGLTPAQLAAGNSLDYTIHFQNTGTDTAFTVVLKDTLSSLLDVGTLQIIGSSHPVNMQILDHGTVIWTFPNILLPDSNVNEPLSNGYISYSIKPKTNLTVGDLIENTAYIYFDYNLPVVTNTTSSYIYDPISVSEQTIDESNLYVSPNPFTDNCNIHFYLQESSPVVIEIYDLLGNKVATICNETKQQGNHTINYSFQNNTTEQFYLIRMVTNEGQSVKRVIKL from the coding sequence ATGAAATACTTTTTATCTATAATGTTATTTTTGGTAATAACATTTAGCATTTTTGCACAATGTCCTTCTGCAGGACCCGATGCTATTGCCTGTGGACAAACAACACAATTACATTCTTTGGGTGTAAGTGGTTATTGGACCGGACCTGTAGGTGCAATTTATTCGCCTTCCAATACTGATCCGAATGCTAATGTTTTTATTCCTTCATATGTAGGTGCTTCAGTTCAGGCAACGTTTACATGGAACGAAACAGGTTGTACACCTGCTGATGACGTAGTTATAACATTTATTAAACCACCTCATTCAGAAGCCGGAATGTCCCAATCTGTTTGTGGAACAACAATGCAACTAGCAGCTGATACATTAGGCTCGGGTATTGTAAATGGTTGGTGGACTTCAAGTGTACCCGGAATACTCATTACACCTTCAGCTTTAGATCCTATTCCCTGGAATCCCATTGTTGATGCTTCGGTATTAGGTTCTGGTTTTTGGGTAAATAGTCAAAGGGCTGTTTGGTTTTACTGGCATGGACAAAATTCACAAGCATGTTTTAGTACAGATAGTGTTCTTGTAACATTCTATCAGAAACCCGATGCAAATGCAGGATTGGATACTGCTATTTGCGGACAATCTTATGATTTGGGCGCTGCGTGGAGTATAACAGGTCACAGTGGTATTTGGTCAATGCAAACAGTTCCACCTAGTCCAGGTTCTTCTAATTTTGTGCCTGCAAATGATCCTAATGGTGTTGTTACGGTTTCAAGTTATGGTATTTACTATTTTGTCTGGAAAGAAATAAATATTAACAATTCAGTATGTTTTGACAGAGATACAGTAAGGGTTGAATTTAAAGTTGTTCCAATGCCATCAGCAGGTTTAGATATAACAGTTTGCGGTTCATGGGCACATATTTGTGCAACACCAAGCGTGACTGGTGGCCAATGGAGTGGCCCAGCAGGCATAGCATATTATGATATACAAAATGGAACTTATACTCCTTCACAGATAGATTCTGCTTGTACCTGGATTCGATACCCATCTGAAAATGATTTAGTAACAATGTATTGGTTTGAAAGTAATGGTGTTTGTACTGGATATGATTCTGTAAATGTTTATTTTGCTTCTATTCAACCAGCTATTTCATTAGGTGATCCGGCAGATTCAGTAGTTTGCGGTCCTGTTTGCCCGGTTTTAAATGCCCAATTGCCTGCATATGGTTATGGATACTGGATGGATACTGTTATGAACACACAATTTATACCATCAGCAAATGTTCCAGATCCTTATGCTTTAATTGATACCGGTGGTATAAATTATTCTGGTATTCATTCTTTTTATTGGATTACTGTTAATGGTATATGCAGAGATACTTCAAACGTTGTTAGGGTTAGATTTAAAGAGTCTCCAAGAGCTGTTGCCGGAACCGATATTACAGTTTGTGGTCAATGGGCTCATCTAAATGCAACGCCTGCAATTCAAGGGGTTGGTCAATGGATTTGCCTCTCTGGCGGTGTAGAGTTTTATGATACAATAAACGGGAATCTTATGCCTACAAATAGTTTATTACCATCCACCTGGATTAAGTCTTCATCTGTAAATGTTTTAAAGATGATGAGATGGGGGGTATTATTTGACGATTGTTTGTCTGTTGATACTATTGATGTTTCTTTTCAGGATTGTGGATTTGCCGGACCTGATGATATTACCTGTGGGCAATCTTATACTTTTAATGCTATACCGAATTTTATTAATGGCAGTTCTTTTCAATGGAGTTGTTTAACAGCACCTGTATTGTTTTCAAATAGCACGTTGTTAAATCCACAAGTAATTTTACCAAATTATTCTTCTGTTAGTACTGTTTATACTTTTGTGCTTACCGAAACAAATCTTTTAAATTCTTTTAGTAACTCAGATACAGTAAGCATTACTTTTTTTGACGGCTGTAATGAAATAAAAGGGACTGTTTTTTATGATTTAAATTTAAATGGAACCTTTGATAATGGAGATCAATCTGCAGCTAATATTGTTGTTAAAATAGATAATGATTATGTAGCTACCGATTTATTTGGTAAGTATAATTATATTGCTTTGTCAGGTAATCATAATATTTCAATTCCGTCTCTTCCAAATTCAATTCAGGCAAGTCCAAATACACACACTGCTGTTTTTTCGGGGTCGGGGGCAATAGATTCTCTAAATAATTTTGCATTAACATTATGTACTGATACAAGTTTATCTATATATGGTTATTTAACTAATGCAAGACCCGGATTTACTTGTATGCATAATTTTAATGCATGTAATAATGGTCAATATTCAATTATCACAAGTATTAAAATTATTATTGATTCAAGAATTACTTTTGATTCAGCTTCAATTGCTCCGGATGTTATTAATGGTAATGTTTTAGAATGGAATAATATTCTATTGCCTGCCAATTTTTATAGAGGAATTAGTATTAATACAACAATTCCTTCTACCTTAGCAATAGGAACTTTACTTAAAGATTCTGCATATGTTTTTCCTGTTATAGGAGATATACAACCTTTAAATAATTCAACTTTTCCTCAAAGAGCAGTTGCTGGATCTTTTGATCCAAATGAAAAGACAGTTAGTCCAATAAATGGGCTTACACCAGCGCAATTAGCAGCAGGTAATAGTCTGGACTATACAATACATTTTCAAAATACAGGAACAGATACTGCATTTACTGTTGTTTTAAAAGACACATTAAGTTCATTGTTAGATGTTGGAACATTACAAATAATAGGTTCAAGTCATCCTGTAAACATGCAAATACTTGATCATGGTACTGTAATTTGGACATTCCCAAATATCTTATTGCCAGATAGCAATGTTAACGAACCACTAAGTAATGGTTATATAAGTTACAGTATTAAACCAAAAACAAATTTAACTGTTGGTGATTTGATAGAAAATACAGCTTATATTTATTTCGATTATAACTTACCAGTTGTTACGAATACTACATCATCTTACATTTATGATCCGATTTCGGTAAGCGAACAGACAATAGATGAAAGTAATTTATATGTTTCACCAAATCCATTTACAGATAATTGCAACATTCATTTCTATTTGCAGGAATCATCTCCTGTTGTGATTGAAATTTATGATTTGCTTGGAAATAAAGTTGCAACAATATGTAACGAAACAAAGCAACAAGGCAATCACACCATTAATTATAGTTTTCAGAATAACACCACAGAACAATTCTATTTAATCAGAATGGTAACTAATGAAGGGCAGTCGGTAAAAAGAGTAATAAAACTATAA
- a CDS encoding T9SS type A sorting domain-containing protein encodes MKYFLSIMLFWIITFSSFAQCPSAGPDATACGQTAQLHSLGVAGYWTGPVGAIYSPSNTDPNANVFIPSYVGASVQATFTWNESGCTPADDVIITFMRSPHAEAGMSLSVCGTTTQLAADTIGTGIINAYWTSSVPGVLITPSGTDPIPWNPMVDASVLGSGFWVNSQRSVWFYWNGQNTSGCLSTDSVLVTFYQKPDAHAGIDTAVCGKSYDLGAAWSITSHSGMWSMSTAPLPNPGSSNFIPPTSPTATVTVTNYGDYYFVWKEMNINNSVCFDRDTVRVEFIVVPMPDAGLDISVAGNWAYICATPSVPGGSWSSPAGGIVYYDTQNGNITPLNQFQPCTWIYNSSLNDTITMYWFESNGVCTGFDTLNVTFNNPQNIFNLYNTIVFDNLSIFPNPCKDNCNIHFYLQESSPVVLEIYDLLGNRVATICNETKQQGNHTINYSFQNSNAEQLYLIRMVTNEGQSVKRVIKL; translated from the coding sequence ATGAAATACTTTTTATCTATAATGTTATTTTGGATAATAACATTTAGCAGTTTTGCACAATGTCCTTCTGCTGGACCAGATGCAACTGCCTGTGGACAAACAGCACAATTACATTCTTTAGGTGTAGCCGGTTACTGGACCGGACCTGTAGGTGCAATTTATTCGCCCTCCAATACTGACCCGAATGCTAATGTTTTTATTCCTTCATATGTAGGTGCTTCAGTTCAGGCAACATTTACATGGAACGAATCAGGTTGTACACCTGCTGATGATGTAATTATTACATTTATGAGATCTCCCCATGCTGAGGCGGGTATGTCACTTTCTGTTTGTGGAACAACAACACAGTTAGCTGCAGATACTATTGGTACAGGTATTATTAATGCCTATTGGACATCAAGTGTGCCGGGAGTACTTATTACACCTTCAGGAACTGATCCTATTCCGTGGAATCCAATGGTTGATGCATCGGTATTAGGTTCTGGTTTCTGGGTAAATAGTCAAAGATCTGTTTGGTTTTACTGGAACGGACAAAACACCTCAGGCTGCCTAAGTACGGATAGTGTACTTGTAACATTTTACCAGAAACCCGATGCACATGCAGGAATAGATACTGCTGTTTGCGGAAAGTCTTATGATTTGGGAGCTGCATGGAGTATAACAAGTCACAGTGGTATGTGGTCTATGTCAACAGCACCGCTACCTAATCCAGGTTCATCTAACTTTATTCCACCAACTTCTCCAACAGCAACTGTAACAGTTACAAATTATGGTGATTACTATTTTGTCTGGAAAGAAATGAATATTAACAATTCAGTATGTTTTGACAGAGATACAGTAAGGGTTGAGTTTATAGTTGTTCCAATGCCTGATGCAGGTTTAGATATTTCTGTTGCTGGTAATTGGGCATATATTTGTGCAACTCCATCTGTTCCTGGTGGATCTTGGTCAAGTCCTGCGGGTGGTATTGTATATTATGATACTCAAAATGGTAACATTACTCCTTTAAATCAATTTCAACCTTGTACATGGATTTATAATTCTTCCCTAAATGATACTATAACAATGTACTGGTTTGAAAGTAATGGCGTTTGTACGGGTTTTGATACTTTAAATGTTACTTTCAATAACCCACAAAATATATTTAACCTATATAATACTATCGTATTTGATAATTTATCAATATTTCCAAATCCTTGTAAGGATAATTGCAACATTCATTTCTATTTGCAGGAATCATCTCCTGTTGTGCTAGAAATTTATGATTTGCTTGGAAATAGAGTTGCAACAATATGTAACGAAACAAAGCAACAAGGCAATCACACCATTAATTATAGTTTTCAGAATAGTAATGCCGAACAATTATATTTAATCAGAATGGTAACTAATGAAGGGCAATCGGTAAAAAGAGTAATAAAATTATAA